From Bacillus sp. Bos-x628, the proteins below share one genomic window:
- a CDS encoding MFS transporter: protein MELKWYKAIIVIFTMSGISISTWFSRTPEVRDLLQANTGTMGLILLGLSVGSIVGLVLANVFVRKKGGRVALVISAYLMFIGFTTLAIGATLSSTFVVTAGLFLFGAGSGMCNVAMNLEGTEIEYQIKKTILPILHASFSIGTLVGAGAGILFIHLGVSVLIHLLIIALLFFLSILICTRFIPHGTGKDQHEKQPETVDSSRNAWLNKRTVALAMIALCLAFVEGSANDWIPLAMVDGYKVSHSMSTVIYALFLCGMISGRLISGRLIDRFGRVLLLRIAILSAAIGLFLVILKISLVVCMISIFLWGLGASLGFPLTISAAGDDSRYAVKRVSIVTLSGYTASLSGPPILGLLANEIGLLHAFIFVLFAICIAGIFTKTVAKPHSLQSH from the coding sequence ATGGAATTAAAGTGGTATAAAGCGATTATTGTCATTTTTACGATGTCTGGGATCTCCATCTCCACATGGTTTTCGCGGACCCCGGAAGTTAGAGATTTATTGCAAGCGAACACAGGGACGATGGGACTTATTTTACTCGGCTTATCCGTTGGTTCAATTGTTGGACTTGTTCTTGCCAATGTATTCGTTCGTAAAAAAGGCGGCCGAGTAGCCCTTGTGATCAGCGCTTATTTGATGTTCATTGGATTCACCACCCTTGCAATCGGTGCAACGCTCTCTTCTACGTTTGTTGTCACTGCCGGTCTTTTTCTTTTTGGAGCAGGTTCAGGCATGTGCAATGTAGCAATGAATTTAGAAGGGACAGAAATTGAGTACCAAATCAAGAAAACCATCCTGCCTATTTTGCATGCGTCCTTCAGCATTGGCACTTTAGTTGGTGCAGGTGCTGGGATCCTCTTTATTCATCTAGGCGTATCCGTGTTGATCCACCTTCTGATCATTGCCCTTCTTTTCTTTCTCAGCATTTTGATTTGTACACGGTTTATTCCGCACGGGACAGGAAAAGATCAGCATGAGAAACAGCCAGAAACAGTCGATTCTTCTCGAAATGCTTGGCTGAACAAACGAACGGTAGCACTTGCAATGATCGCCTTATGTCTTGCATTTGTAGAAGGCTCTGCAAACGATTGGATTCCACTTGCGATGGTGGATGGCTACAAGGTCTCACATTCAATGAGTACCGTCATTTATGCTCTATTTTTGTGTGGAATGATTAGTGGAAGACTGATCAGCGGACGTTTGATCGATCGCTTCGGCAGGGTTTTATTGCTAAGAATCGCTATTTTATCAGCGGCTATCGGACTATTCTTGGTGATTTTAAAAATTTCACTTGTTGTCTGTATGATATCCATCTTTTTATGGGGACTTGGCGCTTCTTTAGGCTTCCCGCTGACCATTTCTGCAGCTGGTGATGATAGCCGCTACGCCGTGAAACGCGTCAGCATTGTGACCTTATCAGGTTACACAGCCTCCCTTTCTGGCCCACCTATTTTAGGACTTCTCGCCAATGAGATAGGACTGCTTCATGCATTTATATTTGTTCTTTTCGCGATATGTATTGCAGGAATCTTTACAAAAACTGTAGCAAAACCGCATTCATTGCAATCTCACTGA